The window TTTTTCTTAAAATGCTAGTGATTTTTCTTTAGATAGAGTATATTTAAGTTTAGAAATTTAATTTAATGTTTAGGAAGGTAAAAGCATGAAACGTTCAGAAAGATTAGTTGATATGGTTAAGTATCTTTTAGCTCGCCCTCATACTTTGATTGCATTGCCATTTTTTGCAGATCGTTATGGCGCAGCTAAATCTTCAATTTCAGAAGACTTGGCAATCTTGCGTCAAACTTTAGCTAACGATCAAAATGGCATTTTAGAAACTGTAGCAGGAGCTGCTGGTGGAGTGAGATACATTCCTTTTGTTGGAAAAAAAGAAGCTACTAACTATCTTCATGATTTGGCTGACCGTATCGAAGATCCTGATCGTATTTTACCCGGTAATTTTGTTTACTTATCTGATATTTTAGGATCACCACAAGATTTGCAACAAATCGGACAATTAATTGCAACTAAATATGCTTATAGCAATGTTGATTATGTAATGACAATTGAAACTAAAGGGATTGCTATCGCGCAGGCAGTTAGTCGCTTTTTAAATGTACCATTTGTGATGGTTAGAAGAAGACCTAAGATTACTGAAGGATCAACAATCTCAGTTAACTATGTTGCTTCGTCAAGTGAACGAGTTGAAAAAATGGAATTAGCTAAAAGATTACTTCCAGAAGGAAGCAATGTATTAATTGTCGATGACTTCATGAAGGGTGGCGGCACCTTAACTGGGATGGAAGAATTAGTTAAGGAATTTAAGGGAACAGTTGCTGGAATGTGCGTCCTTTGTGAAACAAAATACGCTTCGCAAAAGGTCGTAGATGATTATCAATCATTGATTAAGATTACTGAAGTTGACAGAACTAAAAAGTTAATTAAAGTGCGGCCAGGTAATTTCTTAGAGCAGACAGACTTCAATCGTTTTCCAAAATGATATACTGATAGTTGTTTAAATATAAAAATTGAAGGGATATAAAACTAATGAATAAGTATGTTGTTATCTTAGCTGCTGGAAAAGGTACCCGCATGAAGTCCCAACTTTACAAGGTATTACACAAGGTTTGCGGTAAAACTATGGTAGAGCATGTGGTGAATGCTGCTAAGGGCACTAATCCAGATAAGATTATTACTGTAGTTGGAAATGGTGCAGATAGCGTTAAAGATGTTTTAGCAGGTCAATCAGACTTTGCGTTTCAAGAACAACAATTAGGTACTGGCGATGCTGTACTGGCAGCTAGTGATTTGTTAGAAAACTTAGATGGCTCAACTTTAGTTGCTACTGGGGATACGCCATTATTTACTGCCGAAACTTTTAACAACTTATTTAAAAAGCATGAAGAAAGTGGAAATAGCGCAACTGTTTTAACTGCAAAAGCTCCAAACCCATTTGGTTACGGCCGCATTATTCGTGACGAAGATGGAAATGTTTTAAGAATCGTTGAACAAAAAGATGGTACGCCAGAAGAATTAGCTGTAGATGAAATTAATACTGGTGTCTTCTGTTTTGATAATAAAGAGTTATTTAAGGCTTTAAAACAAGTTGGCAACGACAACGCTCAGGGTGAATATTACTTAACTGATGTTTTAGAAATTATGCGTAAAGCTGGTCATAAAGTTGGTGCATATGAAATGCCTGATTTTAGTGAAAGCCTAGGAGTTAATGATCGAATTGCCCTTGCTCAGGCCACTAAGATTATGCAAAGAAGAATTAATGAAGAACACATGAAAAATGGCGTTTCCTTTATTGATCCAGATACAGCATATATTGATAGTGACGTTAAAATTGGTAACGACACTGTTATTGAAGGAAACGTTGTTATTAAAGGAAACACTGAAATTGGTAGTGACTGCTATATCACTAATAGTTCAAGAATAGTTGATTCTAAGATTGGTAATCATGTTACTATTACTTCTTCAACTCTTCAAGAAGCTCAAATGGATGATAATACTGATATTGGACCTAATTCTCACCTTCGTCCAAAGGCGGTTATTAGAAAAGGTGCTCATATCGGAAACTTTGTTGAGATCAAGAAGGCTGAAATTGGTGAAAATAGTAAAGTGGGACACTTAACCTATGTTGGGGATGCTACTTTAGGTAAAGACATTAATATTGGCTGTGGTACTATTTTCTCTAACTATGATGGTGTGAAGAAGTTCCATACTAACGTGGGCGATCATTCATTTATTGGTGCTGGTGCTACAATTATCGCTCCAGTTAATATTGCTGATCATTCATTTGTTGCTGCTGATTCAACTATTACTAAAGACGTTGCACGCTATGATATGGCAATTGCTAGAGGAAGACAAACTAATAAACCTGATTACTGGCATAAGTTACCACTCTCAAAAGATAAAGAATGGGAATAAATTAAAAGAAGTTGTTAAACACAACTTCTTTTTTTGCTATTTACAAGCGTAAAGGGTATTTTTTTGCTATTATTAAGTATGGAATTGTAATTTTTCGGTGGAGGAAATTATGTCTCAATTAGACAAAGAAATCAAAATTTTTGCGCTCAACTCTAATAAGCCTTTAGCAGAAAAAATTGCTGATAAGGTTGGAGTTAAGCTTGGTAAGTCTGATGTTAAACGTTTCAGTGATGGTGAAATTCAAATTAACATCGATGAGTCAGTTCGTGGTAAAGATGTTTACTTGGTACAGTCAACTTCAGCTCCAGTAAATGATAATTTAATGGAATTATTGATCATGATTGATGCTGTTAAACGTGCATCAGCTAGAAGTGTAAATTTAGTTATGCCTTACTACGGATATGCACGTCAAGATCGAAAGACTCGCGCACGTGAACCAATTACAGCTAAGTTAGTAGCTGATATGTTGCAAAAGGCTGGTGCTGATCGAGTTCTTTCGCTTGATTTGCATGCCCCACAGATCCAAGGATTCTTTGATATTCCAGTTGATAACTTGATGGGTGCACCTCTTCTTGCTGACTACTTCTTGAGTCATGAATTAGAAAAAGA of the Lactobacillus gasseri ATCC 33323 = JCM 1131 genome contains:
- the glmU gene encoding bifunctional UDP-N-acetylglucosamine diphosphorylase/glucosamine-1-phosphate N-acetyltransferase GlmU, with product MNKYVVILAAGKGTRMKSQLYKVLHKVCGKTMVEHVVNAAKGTNPDKIITVVGNGADSVKDVLAGQSDFAFQEQQLGTGDAVLAASDLLENLDGSTLVATGDTPLFTAETFNNLFKKHEESGNSATVLTAKAPNPFGYGRIIRDEDGNVLRIVEQKDGTPEELAVDEINTGVFCFDNKELFKALKQVGNDNAQGEYYLTDVLEIMRKAGHKVGAYEMPDFSESLGVNDRIALAQATKIMQRRINEEHMKNGVSFIDPDTAYIDSDVKIGNDTVIEGNVVIKGNTEIGSDCYITNSSRIVDSKIGNHVTITSSTLQEAQMDDNTDIGPNSHLRPKAVIRKGAHIGNFVEIKKAEIGENSKVGHLTYVGDATLGKDINIGCGTIFSNYDGVKKFHTNVGDHSFIGAGATIIAPVNIADHSFVAADSTITKDVARYDMAIARGRQTNKPDYWHKLPLSKDKEWE
- a CDS encoding ribose-phosphate diphosphokinase, whose product is MSQLDKEIKIFALNSNKPLAEKIADKVGVKLGKSDVKRFSDGEIQINIDESVRGKDVYLVQSTSAPVNDNLMELLIMIDAVKRASARSVNLVMPYYGYARQDRKTRAREPITAKLVADMLQKAGADRVLSLDLHAPQIQGFFDIPVDNLMGAPLLADYFLSHELEKDAVVVSPDHGGVTRARKLAEFLKTPIAIVDKRRPKANVAEVMNIIGDVKGKRAIIIDDMIDTAGTITLASQALMDAGATEVYASATHAVLSGPAIERLNNSPIKKLILTDSINQPEEKDLSKAEIVSVGPLMGEAIKLIQEHKPVSPLFNTRFQSHN
- the purR gene encoding pur operon repressor translates to MKRSERLVDMVKYLLARPHTLIALPFFADRYGAAKSSISEDLAILRQTLANDQNGILETVAGAAGGVRYIPFVGKKEATNYLHDLADRIEDPDRILPGNFVYLSDILGSPQDLQQIGQLIATKYAYSNVDYVMTIETKGIAIAQAVSRFLNVPFVMVRRRPKITEGSTISVNYVASSSERVEKMELAKRLLPEGSNVLIVDDFMKGGGTLTGMEELVKEFKGTVAGMCVLCETKYASQKVVDDYQSLIKITEVDRTKKLIKVRPGNFLEQTDFNRFPK